A genomic region of Runella rosea contains the following coding sequences:
- the hemW gene encoding radical SAM family heme chaperone HemW produces the protein MHLYLHIPFCKQACHYCDFHFSTSLKSKAELVTAICRELELQKDYLPTRELETIYFGGGTPSLLTEAELGQIFEAIHQIYHVNPSAEITLEANPDDLTSQKLLSLRPFINRLSIGLQSFHEPYLRFMNRAHNAVESEASVKRAQDHGFSNLTIDLMYGMSETQLGIEHIPIVSDEQLWQRDLEMAVALNTPHISAYNLTIEPKTALGNWLKKGKINSVDEELSARHFEQMITYLSSNQYEQYEISNFAREGQYARHNSSYWKRRSYLGVGPSAHSFNGTSRHYNIANNAHYIQSLKAGELPFEAETLSPFDQVNDYLLTSLRTIWGCDLGIIQQLAGIDLREIQKKYLAAFMDNGWIFIENNILFLTPKGKLFADRIASDLFFI, from the coding sequence ATGCATCTGTACCTTCATATTCCTTTCTGCAAGCAAGCCTGTCACTATTGTGATTTTCATTTCAGTACTAGTCTGAAGTCGAAAGCAGAATTGGTGACGGCCATTTGTCGTGAATTGGAGCTTCAAAAAGATTATTTACCCACGCGTGAGCTCGAAACCATCTACTTTGGGGGAGGAACGCCCTCGTTGCTGACAGAGGCAGAATTAGGGCAAATTTTTGAAGCCATTCACCAAATTTACCACGTAAATCCGTCGGCTGAAATTACCTTGGAGGCTAATCCAGATGATTTAACTTCTCAAAAACTTCTTTCGTTACGACCTTTCATTAATCGTCTCAGTATCGGGCTGCAATCGTTTCATGAACCGTATCTGCGTTTTATGAATAGAGCGCACAACGCTGTCGAATCAGAAGCCTCAGTAAAACGGGCGCAAGACCACGGCTTTAGCAACTTGACCATTGATTTGATGTACGGGATGAGTGAAACACAATTGGGAATTGAACATATACCAATAGTTTCTGACGAACAATTATGGCAGAGGGATTTGGAAATGGCCGTTGCCTTAAATACGCCCCATATTTCGGCTTATAATTTAACCATTGAGCCTAAAACAGCTTTGGGAAATTGGCTCAAAAAGGGGAAAATAAATTCAGTAGATGAGGAACTATCAGCGCGTCATTTTGAGCAGATGATAACGTACCTTAGTTCAAATCAGTATGAGCAATATGAAATCTCCAATTTTGCCCGCGAAGGCCAGTACGCTCGTCACAATAGCAGCTACTGGAAACGCAGGTCTTATTTGGGCGTGGGTCCAAGTGCCCATTCGTTTAATGGAACTTCTAGGCACTACAACATTGCCAATAATGCCCATTACATTCAGTCACTTAAAGCGGGAGAACTACCTTTTGAAGCGGAAACCCTGAGCCCTTTTGATCAGGTAAATGATTATCTTCTCACGAGTCTACGTACGATTTGGGGGTGTGATTTAGGAATTATCCAACAACTGGCGGGAATTGATTTGAGAGAAATACAAAAAAAATACCTAGCGGCGTTTATGGATAACGGGTGGATTTTTATTGAAAATAACATTCTATTTCTTACACCTAAAGGTAAATTATTCGCTGACCGAATCGCGTCAGATTTATTCTTTATCTGA
- the mtgA gene encoding monofunctional biosynthetic peptidoglycan transglycosylase: MAANRIRPAIVTAPKPKPASAGWRSLILRILLKTILYFVIGSVIWVTVLKFVPVWVTPLMIARKMEAISEGRSSKIYSDWTPMGEMSKEAPLSVVASEDQLFPAHWGFDFKSMGNAFKHNLRGKKIRGASTISQQVAKNVFLWQGRSYIRKGLEAYFTVLIEIIWGKERILEVYLNVAETGNMTFGYGAAAQRFFYKPASSLTRNEAARIAAVLPSPLRFSVKNPSSYVQRRTAQIARQMRMLGRDYVLGL; the protein is encoded by the coding sequence ATGGCCGCTAATCGTATTCGTCCTGCTATCGTTACCGCACCAAAACCTAAGCCTGCTTCTGCTGGGTGGCGTTCACTCATTTTGCGAATTTTACTCAAAACGATTCTTTATTTTGTGATTGGTTCGGTGATATGGGTAACGGTTTTGAAGTTTGTTCCTGTTTGGGTTACGCCATTGATGATTGCCCGAAAAATGGAGGCTATTTCAGAAGGGCGTAGCAGCAAAATTTATTCGGATTGGACACCGATGGGTGAGATGTCCAAAGAGGCGCCGCTATCGGTGGTAGCTTCGGAAGATCAGTTGTTTCCAGCACATTGGGGATTTGATTTTAAATCAATGGGCAATGCCTTCAAACACAACCTTCGGGGAAAAAAAATCAGAGGCGCCAGCACTATTTCTCAGCAGGTGGCCAAAAACGTATTTCTCTGGCAAGGACGTAGTTATATACGAAAAGGATTGGAAGCATACTTCACGGTCTTGATTGAAATAATATGGGGAAAAGAACGCATTTTGGAGGTATATTTAAACGTAGCCGAAACGGGTAATATGACTTTTGGGTATGGGGCAGCGGCGCAACGTTTTTTCTACAAACCAGCATCTTCTCTGACCCGAAACGAAGCGGCAAGAATTGCGGCGGTGCTACCGAGTCCACTTCGTTTTTCGGTCAAAAATCCATCCAGTTATGTTCAACGTCGTACTGCCCAAATAGCGCGCCAAATGCGGATGTTGGGTCGCGACTATGTCCTTGGTTTATGA
- a CDS encoding OmpA family protein, with the protein MKFSSLFFVFCVCGFTNAFGQVGPKPEEYYVLIDATHIETKLPVPSAKFFVTDDEGKRVFELQADAAGKASTKLPRKANYLVECIAEGFMTLILPVRDLRPQNVVQFKMIPAKKEIVPLKIPEKGKAITLNNIYFDRSSPVLRAESQPELDALAEALTQNPTVRIEIRGHTDSAGDFDLNVKLSQERCQSVEEYLIKKGIQRSRLQSKGRGSLDPIAPNTSEENRKKNRRVEFVVL; encoded by the coding sequence ATGAAATTTAGCAGTCTTTTTTTTGTGTTTTGCGTCTGCGGTTTTACAAACGCATTTGGGCAGGTAGGGCCTAAGCCTGAAGAGTATTATGTTTTGATTGATGCTACACATATTGAAACAAAACTACCCGTTCCAAGCGCTAAATTTTTTGTGACTGATGACGAAGGCAAACGCGTTTTTGAATTACAGGCCGATGCCGCTGGTAAGGCTTCGACCAAACTTCCGCGTAAAGCCAATTATTTGGTCGAATGCATTGCGGAAGGATTTATGACGCTTATTTTGCCTGTTAGGGATTTACGCCCCCAAAATGTGGTGCAGTTTAAAATGATACCAGCCAAAAAAGAAATTGTGCCTTTAAAGATTCCAGAGAAAGGCAAAGCCATCACGCTAAACAATATTTATTTTGACCGCAGCAGTCCAGTGCTTCGTGCTGAATCACAGCCCGAATTGGATGCATTGGCCGAAGCATTAACCCAAAATCCTACGGTTCGGATTGAAATCAGAGGGCATACCGACAGTGCTGGCGACTTTGACCTGAACGTCAAACTTTCCCAAGAGCGCTGCCAATCGGTGGAGGAATATTTGATAAAAAAAGGAATCCAACGCTCGCGTCTTCAAAGCAAAGGACGCGGAAGCCTTGACCCTATTGCCCCAAATACTTCCGAAGAAAACAGAAAAAAGAATCGTCGGGTGGAGTTTGTGGTATTGTGA
- a CDS encoding PadR family transcriptional regulator, which yields MNNSQLYKGSLSLIILKLLEENKRMYGYEITQKVKEQTNGEVVINEGALYPSLHKLEAEGLLTVSIEHVGNRPRKYYALTEKGEAETVNRLEELTDFVKHMQLLLNPKLSLG from the coding sequence ATGAATAACTCTCAATTATACAAAGGAAGCCTTTCGCTCATTATCTTAAAACTACTCGAAGAAAATAAGCGAATGTACGGTTATGAAATCACCCAAAAGGTGAAAGAACAAACCAATGGTGAGGTGGTGATTAATGAAGGGGCGCTGTATCCGTCATTGCACAAATTGGAAGCCGAAGGCCTGCTGACGGTCAGCATTGAGCACGTTGGCAACCGCCCCCGCAAGTACTATGCCTTGACGGAAAAAGGCGAAGCCGAAACCGTAAATCGTCTGGAAGAACTCACTGATTTTGTCAAACACATGCAATTATTGTTGAACCCCAAACTTTCCCTTGGCTGA
- a CDS encoding ribbon-helix-helix domain-containing protein — MANEKKAFVLRVSAEMLKELERWAQEEFRSTNGQIEFLLSDALKKRRKSSGKVLPPNQPE; from the coding sequence ATGGCCAACGAAAAAAAGGCGTTTGTGCTTCGCGTCAGTGCTGAAATGCTGAAAGAGTTGGAGCGATGGGCACAGGAAGAATTTAGAAGCACCAACGGCCAAATTGAATTTCTTCTGAGCGATGCGCTCAAAAAACGACGAAAGTCGTCCGGGAAAGTACTGCCGCCAAATCAACCGGAATAA
- a CDS encoding ATP-binding protein, producing the protein MIQRVIEKDILFGLSFQPAVAILGPRQVGKTTFVKQLQEKLAFPSTYFDLEKSSDLAKFQHDSRAFLETLQNQTVILDEIQRLPEIFPDIRGLIDENRRPARFILLGSASFVLLKNTSEALTGRIAYYEMTPFLATEIAPNDLIKHWLVGGFPNAFLANDADRQQKWFEDFVRSYLERDLPLLGLSASPIQLRRLLMMIAGIQGNLLNQSMLANSLGIRANLVSTYLDFFEQSFLIRRLQPYYTNIGKRLSKTPKIYIRDSGLVHHLLSIHQYETLLGHIVAGGSWEGYVIEQIIAQLTYQHLPFFYRTADGAELDLVIEEGLQIKLAIEVKLSNSPSLSKGTTVALNDVGNPPLLVVTPSADDYQLRPAVFVCSIATLAKNLSQLLK; encoded by the coding sequence ATGATTCAGAGAGTTATCGAAAAAGATATTTTGTTTGGGCTAAGTTTTCAGCCTGCGGTAGCTATCTTAGGCCCTCGGCAAGTTGGGAAAACTACCTTTGTGAAACAATTACAGGAAAAGTTGGCTTTTCCCTCCACCTATTTTGACCTCGAAAAAAGTAGTGATTTGGCCAAGTTTCAGCATGACAGCCGTGCTTTTTTGGAAACCTTACAAAACCAAACCGTCATTTTAGACGAAATACAGCGGCTTCCTGAGATATTTCCGGATATTCGGGGATTGATAGATGAAAATCGACGCCCCGCTCGGTTTATTTTGTTGGGCTCTGCTTCGTTTGTATTGCTGAAAAATACTTCAGAGGCATTAACGGGACGAATTGCTTACTATGAAATGACTCCTTTTCTGGCAACAGAAATAGCACCCAATGATTTAATAAAACACTGGTTGGTAGGCGGATTTCCAAATGCTTTTTTGGCTAACGACGCTGATCGGCAACAAAAATGGTTTGAGGATTTTGTAAGAAGTTATCTCGAAAGAGACCTTCCATTACTGGGCTTATCGGCTTCGCCCATTCAACTCAGACGCCTGTTAATGATGATTGCCGGTATTCAGGGAAACCTGTTGAACCAGTCTATGTTGGCTAATTCGTTGGGAATCAGGGCTAATTTGGTAAGTACTTATTTGGATTTTTTTGAACAATCGTTTTTAATTCGCCGTTTGCAGCCTTATTATACCAACATTGGCAAAAGACTGAGTAAGACACCTAAAATCTATATTCGAGACAGCGGCTTAGTACATCATTTACTTTCAATTCATCAATACGAAACCCTTTTGGGGCATATTGTTGCTGGTGGTTCTTGGGAAGGGTATGTCATTGAGCAAATCATTGCTCAGCTTACGTACCAACATCTGCCCTTCTTTTACCGCACTGCCGACGGTGCTGAATTGGATCTGGTGATTGAAGAAGGATTACAAATTAAGTTGGCTATCGAAGTGAAATTGAGCAACTCCCCAAGTCTTAGTAAAGGAACCACTGTTGCTTTAAACGATGTTGGAAATCCACCTCTGCTGGTTGTAACACCCTCTGCCGACGATTATCAATTACGACCTGCTGTTTTTGTTTGCAGTATTGCCACTTTGGCAAAAAATCTCAGTCAACTTTTAAAGTAA